The Saprospiraceae bacterium genome includes a window with the following:
- a CDS encoding ZIP family metal transporter, with amino-acid sequence MFDQIVQYFESISPVLAAFYATLFTWALTAFGASFVFIFKTMNRAVLDGMLGFTGGVMVAASFWSLLAPALEMSHGEGFVKVIPAATGFLLGALFIFGLDKILPHLHINFQESEGVKSPWQKTTLLVLAITLHNIPEGLAIGVLFGGVAAGIPEATIAGAVVLSIGIGIQNFPEGLAVAVPLRRMGMSRFKSFLYGQSSALVEPVAAVVGAVAVNFFTPILPYALAFAAGAMIFVVVEEVIPETQQDKHTDIATMGFIGGFIIMMCLDVALG; translated from the coding sequence ATGTTTGATCAGATAGTTCAGTATTTTGAAAGCATTTCTCCGGTTCTGGCAGCATTTTATGCAACTTTATTCACATGGGCTTTGACGGCATTTGGTGCTTCTTTTGTTTTTATATTCAAGACAATGAATCGTGCCGTTTTGGACGGAATGCTGGGGTTCACAGGGGGTGTGATGGTTGCGGCCAGTTTCTGGAGTTTGCTGGCACCGGCACTCGAAATGAGTCACGGAGAAGGATTTGTTAAAGTTATTCCTGCAGCGACAGGATTTCTGCTGGGTGCATTATTTATTTTTGGCTTAGATAAAATTTTACCCCATCTTCATATAAACTTTCAGGAGTCTGAGGGGGTTAAATCTCCCTGGCAAAAGACAACCTTACTCGTGCTGGCGATTACTTTACATAATATACCCGAGGGATTAGCGATTGGTGTACTATTCGGGGGAGTAGCTGCGGGAATACCGGAAGCAACAATTGCAGGAGCAGTCGTGCTTTCTATCGGGATAGGAATTCAGAATTTCCCGGAAGGTCTGGCAGTAGCTGTGCCTTTAAGGAGGATGGGAATGAGTCGGTTCAAAAGCTTTTTGTACGGACAGTCATCCGCATTGGTGGAGCCGGTTGCGGCAGTGGTCGGTGCAGTGGCAGTCAATTTTTTTACGCCCATTTTGCCCTATGCTTTAGCTTTTGCAGCAGGCGCAATGATATTTGTTGTAGTGGAGGAAGTCATACCGGAAACACAGCAGGATAAACACACAGATATTGCTACTATGGGATTTATAGGAGGCTTTATCATCATGATGTGTTTGGATGTGGCATTAGGTTAA
- a CDS encoding DEAD/DEAH box helicase — translation MLFENLDLTEPILNALKSEGYTHPTPIQQKAIPILLQGRDLLACAQTGTGKTAAFAIPVLQMLSQKQDRQSQYRNIKALVVTPTRELAIQIDESFASYGANLKLKHTVVFGGVSQHSQVNSLRNGIDILIATPGRLLDLINQGFISLSNIEIFILDEADRMLDMGFVNDIKKVIKLLPVKRQSLFFSATMPDSIMALANSILTNPERVEVTPVSSTAETVQQEVYFVDYDKKKDLLLHKLEDEGIKTALVFTRTKHGADKVVKILAKANIKAAAIHGNKSQNARQKALSDFKEQRIRVLVATDIAARGIDIDELAYVINYEIPNIPETYVHRIGRTGRAGASGKAVSFCDAEERAYLRDIQKLITFQIPVIDNHPFPAEVIIAPPKAKQAPVAHNRYFTGNAKSGSATGNKPYGNRSSNNNSDPGKKRAWYGSHS, via the coding sequence ATGTTATTTGAAAATTTAGATCTCACAGAGCCGATCTTAAATGCTCTGAAATCGGAAGGTTATACACATCCGACTCCCATTCAGCAAAAAGCAATTCCCATTTTACTCCAAGGCCGTGATTTATTAGCATGTGCACAGACCGGTACCGGAAAAACAGCTGCTTTCGCTATTCCCGTTCTTCAGATGCTTTCACAAAAGCAAGACAGACAAAGTCAGTACAGAAATATAAAGGCATTGGTTGTAACACCTACCCGTGAACTTGCAATCCAGATTGATGAAAGTTTTGCATCCTACGGAGCTAATTTAAAATTGAAGCATACTGTCGTTTTTGGGGGCGTATCACAACATTCTCAGGTTAATTCTTTGAGAAATGGTATCGACATTCTTATCGCTACACCAGGCAGATTATTAGATCTTATTAATCAGGGATTCATCAGTTTGAGTAATATTGAAATATTTATTCTCGATGAAGCCGACCGAATGCTGGATATGGGATTTGTAAATGACATTAAAAAAGTCATAAAACTGCTTCCGGTAAAAAGACAGTCATTGTTTTTTTCAGCTACAATGCCGGATTCCATTATGGCTTTAGCAAACAGCATACTAACCAATCCGGAACGAGTGGAGGTAACTCCAGTTTCTTCAACAGCTGAAACGGTACAACAGGAAGTTTATTTTGTTGATTACGACAAGAAAAAAGATCTTCTGTTACATAAACTGGAAGATGAAGGTATCAAAACAGCACTTGTATTTACACGAACCAAACACGGAGCAGATAAAGTAGTCAAGATTCTGGCAAAAGCCAACATTAAAGCTGCAGCAATACATGGAAATAAATCACAAAATGCCAGACAAAAAGCATTAAGTGATTTTAAAGAACAACGAATCAGAGTTCTGGTTGCAACCGACATTGCAGCAAGAGGGATAGACATTGATGAACTGGCTTATGTTATCAATTATGAAATTCCGAATATCCCGGAAACTTATGTCCACCGAATAGGAAGAACAGGAAGAGCGGGAGCCAGCGGAAAAGCAGTTTCTTTCTGTGATGCAGAGGAAAGAGCATATCTGAGAGATATTCAAAAGCTTATCACTTTTCAGATTCCGGTGATTGACAATCATCCATTCCCGGCAGAAGTAATCATAGCACCGCCAAAAGCGAAACAAGCTCCTGTAGCCCATAACCGATATTTTACCGGTAATGCAAAATCAGGTTCTGCAACCGGCAATAAGCCTTACGGTAACAGATCATCTAATAATAATTCAGACCCCGGAAAAAAAAGGGCTTGGTACGGTAGTCATTCTTAA
- a CDS encoding pyruvate kinase, with product MKKDHIHKIETDLLAIQEKMINAVEHRSSSLKALHPKQQLSAQNLLHYLALRKEDIRSLQDVLHLYGLSSLASSESHIRSQLQAILERLGIVFDTESLEKCNYEYSRKLIKQRSKRLFGANTDKETPHIMVTFDSSFVDNYSLINSLLLNGMNVARINCAHDNEEVWSRLVHLVKRACQKTGTECKIYMDLAGPKIRTKLIMKGKKKGRVSVKEGQLIWFADDNEGFEKEDIVISPNEKGILKSVKKGDRVYIDDGVIRGVVEKIKEHKVGMRISRISSVKKQIKDGKGINFPDSELNISSLTDFDVQCIPFICANADLVGYSFVRRPEDLAVLQNTLREISTDPPDIIIKIETPEAVRNLPALLLRGMHQENYGVMIARGDLAVEIGFERMGEIQEEILWICEAAHTPVIWATQVLESLNKSGMATRSEITDATHAAMAECIMINKGNHTIEVIETLKDILKRTGGHHIKKRFTFRPLSIAVNFIEDLRYVDADKD from the coding sequence ATGAAGAAAGATCACATACATAAAATAGAAACTGATCTGCTGGCCATTCAGGAAAAAATGATAAATGCGGTAGAGCATAGAAGCAGTAGTTTAAAAGCATTACATCCAAAACAACAGCTATCTGCTCAGAATCTTCTGCACTATCTGGCTCTTAGAAAAGAAGATATCAGAAGTTTACAGGACGTTTTGCATTTATATGGGCTATCATCACTGGCCAGTTCTGAAAGTCATATCAGGAGTCAATTACAGGCTATTTTAGAGAGATTGGGGATAGTTTTTGATACTGAGTCTTTAGAGAAGTGTAATTATGAGTATAGCAGGAAGCTTATAAAGCAAAGAAGTAAACGTCTTTTTGGCGCAAATACAGACAAAGAGACTCCTCATATAATGGTAACTTTTGATTCTTCATTTGTGGATAATTATTCATTGATAAATTCATTATTGTTAAATGGGATGAATGTTGCCAGAATTAATTGTGCTCATGACAACGAAGAAGTATGGTCAAGATTAGTTCATTTGGTAAAAAGAGCATGCCAGAAAACCGGTACGGAATGCAAAATCTACATGGATTTGGCTGGACCAAAAATCAGGACTAAATTAATTATGAAGGGTAAAAAGAAAGGTCGGGTTTCAGTCAAGGAAGGACAGTTGATTTGGTTTGCAGATGATAATGAAGGTTTTGAAAAGGAGGATATTGTTATAAGTCCAAATGAGAAGGGAATTTTGAAATCTGTCAAAAAGGGAGACAGAGTCTATATAGATGACGGTGTGATTCGGGGTGTTGTGGAGAAGATTAAGGAGCATAAAGTTGGGATGCGGATCAGTCGGATATCATCTGTTAAAAAACAGATTAAAGACGGTAAGGGAATTAATTTTCCTGACTCAGAACTTAATATTTCTTCATTGACTGATTTCGATGTGCAATGTATTCCATTCATTTGTGCAAATGCTGATTTAGTAGGTTATTCTTTTGTCAGGAGACCTGAAGATCTTGCAGTACTTCAAAATACTTTGCGTGAAATTTCAACTGATCCGCCGGACATTATTATTAAAATTGAAACACCGGAAGCGGTTCGTAATCTTCCTGCATTATTGTTGAGAGGGATGCATCAGGAAAATTATGGGGTCATGATAGCAAGAGGAGATCTGGCAGTTGAAATAGGATTTGAGCGAATGGGTGAAATTCAGGAAGAAATTTTGTGGATTTGTGAAGCAGCTCATACTCCGGTTATTTGGGCTACTCAAGTTCTGGAGAGTCTCAATAAATCCGGCATGGCAACAAGATCAGAAATAACTGATGCTACCCATGCAGCGATGGCAGAATGTATCATGATTAACAAGGGCAATCATACTATTGAGGTAATTGAAACATTGAAGGATATTTTAAAACGTACAGGTGGACACCACATCAAAAAAAGATTTACGTTCAGGCCATTGAGTATTGCTGTAAATTTTATAGAGGATCTCCGGTACGTGGATGCCGATAAAGATTGA